TAAGATTACTGTCACTTCacataaaataaaagacaatGAAGATGCTATTCTGGTTTTTCAACCAATATGAATTCACCCTCATTTGCTTGAGAAAGCAAAGGTCAACTGAAAATTCAGGCAAACGTGTAAGACTAAACTctaaatatataaacacaaactACACAAATACAAATATGCAAAATTAAAGCCAGCACATTCTTTTTCCCAAATGTATTATAGTCATAAATACAAGAACTTAAGAGTATTTAGTTGTTCTTTTTATACTACATTATATATGCTAGTTTCCCTTATATATTTCTAGTAACACtttacattattaaaaatgtaattattaattaatataaGTCTGTATCAATACCATTATTAAATAGATTGTTATCAGTTTTCTCTCAGCTAGAATTAAATTTCATTACATTAGTGAAATATATTTACTCACCACCATATTCCCGGTGCCTGGAAGAATGCTGTGACCATATTAGTCATTCAATATTGGCATGCCAAGAATTAACAAAATAGTACTAAGTGCCATCGATTTTTATGAAGTGCAATATAGAACTTTTTTAACCCATAAATGAGATATTCTAGATTTGAACCTTCCTAAAAgccctttgaaatatttttacaaaaataagagTATCATTTATCACTAAGGTTGTTTATATCAAATTATAATAGTAACTGCTGTATTTATATTTGATATTATTGTCCTAAAATTCTATTTGATCTATTTGATCTATTTGATCTTAAATACACAGTTGAAGAATagatttcagtttgctaattttcACACTTGTAAATAGAAATGACATGAAGAATGTTTCCTCTGCTGTTTACTTTATTCAAAGTGAAGGTAAATTGTTTATTGGTTTATATGAACATGATATTAATAGAATGCTTACTTTAGTTGTATGAATTAAAGGCAAGATAAGAATACACATTGATTACCtcatatgaaaaattttttaaatcacattggcagaaacatgatattaattaatatttttgaaatgctaCCTTATATTTCATAATAAACATCTTTCACCAAGATACATTATAGTTCTGGGTTTGAATAAAAGTATGTGAATCtcagcaaaaaaagaaatatcttcAAGCAATTTATGaagagaaagatacatgtactTGAGTACTGTACAAGATTATATACAGGCAACTACAAcactttggtaatttttaaagattataaTCTCACCATATAATCTAGTGGTCCCTGAAAATGTGATGTCCTTTATTAGTTTCTAACTTTTAGAGTCTTGTTTTAACACTGGTATtacaaaattatgaataaaacctTCAGATATTATCCTGTTCTTTTATGGCAGGTCACATAAGTGAGAGATCAATAACTGATCCTTGCCACATGTGAGcaacttttgtttaaaaaaatgcattgacgaattaaaaattattgtgtgtgtgtgttgtgtatgtgtgtgtaaaaagAATCATAAGTCACCCATGTAATAAGAATCTTCAGGTCCTCTTCTGATCTTTACAGCCTCCAAGTATCTTGTCATACTCATTTCTGTCACAGTGCTAAAATAACAATTGGATTGGATTACCCCCGAGAGCCAGTCAGCTAGCAAGATGACTGTGTATCTGTGTAGAGTTCATCTTATTGTAATTTAGAGAGggccctttaaaatttttttattttcttttgataaattATACTTAGTCAAAATTAAGATAACTGGCTATTTAAATGAGTTGTTAAGAGTATGAGACCCTTTGTGTGCTGATAAGCAGCAGTAATTAAGAGAGCCTATGTATATTaagtattttacaattttttattaacttAACCTCCTGCTTGGCGGATTTGGGGGAAGCTAGAACCAGAGGAGACTGCTTTTAAGAAACAGTCCCATAATCTGACTTCATGGGCATGAAGGGAAAACAGTTGCTGTTTCAAGctatgttttctaattttacaTTTTGGCATGTGAATCATTCCATTGTCTTTGACACTTTGTGTTATTGATTTCCAAGAAAATTTCACTTTTAACATTTGTTtctatagaaaaaaaaaggaaattctgtgtattttatgtaagTTTTATTCTTACCAGAGTTTGTGTATTTTCTCCTTCTGCCAAAGGTTTTAGGTGTTACTAGGTGTGTGCTTTTGTCTTGGATGAATATGTTACATTTGATTGTTACTTTTGATGGTGAAAAGGCATTCTGGACAACTGAAATCTACAATAAAATATTGTAATTCATTTGGAGTAACCATGGTTAATTCATGTATAACTTCATTCACCCTATGAAACaacaataattcttttaaaattcgACATAGTTCTTCCTTTCAAAAACTTTAATAGTTTACACAGAGTTACATTTATTACCCTAAAATGTTGTTAACCAAAAAACTCTCAGAATATCTTCTAGCACAACTCTCTAATTTTACAAATGCCTAGAGATGTTAAGCATTTGCTGTGCTCCAAATATTAGTCATAGGCATACTTAGGGCTTAGACCTCAAGTCTTCTGGCACCTATTCCTGAGCTGGTCCTATGCCATGGGCTTCAAGAAATTGAAAACTGGTTTCATTACATAATAGCATACGTTAAAATACCTTTCATTCTATGTTTTCCAGGGTCAAAGTATTTTTGGGCTTGATGTCATTGAAACACCAGAAGGAGATAAGATGCCACAGCTGATTGTTCAAAAGGAGTTAGACAGGGAAGAGAAGGATACATATGTAATGAAAGTAAAGGTTGAAGATGGTGGCTTTCCTCAAAGATCCAGTACTGCTATTTTGCAAATAAGTGTTTCTGATACAAATGACAACCACCCAGTCTTCAAGGAGAGTGAGATTGAAGTCAGTATACCAGAAAATGCTCCTGTAGGTACATCAGTGACGCAGCTCCATGCTACAGATGCTGACATAGGTGAAAATGCCAAGATTAACTTCTTTTTCAGCAATCTAGTCTCCAACATCGCCAAGAGGCTATTTCATCTCAACACTACCACTGGACTTATCACAATCAAAGAACCACTGGATAGGGAGGAATCGCCGAACCACAAGTTACTGGTTTTGGCCAGTGATGGTGGATTGATGCCAGCCAGAGCAATGGTGCTAGTAAATGTTACAGATATCAATGATAATGTTCCATCAATTGACATAAGATACATCGTCAATCCAATCAATGGCACtgtggttctttcagaaaatgctCCACTCAACACCAAAATTGCTCTCATAACTGTGACAGATAAAGATGCTGACCATAATGGTAGAGTGACATGCTTCACAGATCATGAAGTTCCTTTCAGATTAAGGCCAGTGTTCAGTAATCAGTTCCTCCTGGAGACTGCTGCATATCTTGACTATGAGTCCACAAGAGAATATGCCATTAAATTACTAGCTGCAGATGCTGGCAAACCCCCTTTGAATCAATCATCCATGCTCCTCATCAAAGTGAAAGATGAAAacgacaatgctccagttttcacCCAGCCTTTCATAAGTATTTCCGTTCCTGAGAACAACTTTCCTGGTGCCCAGTTGACAAAAATAAGTGCAACTGATGCAGATAGCGGGCGTAATGCTGAGATCAGTTACCTGCTAGGTGCTGATGCGCCATCTGAATTCAACCTGGATTACCGTACAGGCATTCTGACAGCAGTAAAGAAACTggacagagaaaaacaagaaaaatattcctTCACAGTTCTGGCAAAAGATAATGGGATACCACCTTTAACAACCAATGCCACTGTCTTAGTGACGGTTCTTGATCAGAATGACAACAGTCCAATTTTCACTCACAATGAGTACAACTTCTATGTCCCAGAAAACCTTCCAAGACATGGCACAGTAGGACTAATCACTGTAACTGACCCTGATTATGGAGAAAATTCTGCAGTCACTCTCTCCATTTTAGATGTGAATGATGACTTCACCATTGATCCACAGACTGGTGTGATCCGACCGAATATTTCATTTGATAGAgaaaaacaagaatcttataCTTTCTATGTTAAGGCTGAGGATGGTGGTAGGGTATCACGTTCTTCAACTGCCAAAGTGACCATAAATGTGGTTGATGTCAATGACAACAAACCAGTTTTTGTTGTCCCTTCTTCCAACTACTCCTATGAATTGGTTCTGCCATCCACGAATCCAGGCACAGTGGTCTTCACGGTAGTTGCTGTTGACAATGATACTGGCATGAATGCAGAGCTTCATTACAGCATTGTAGGAGGAAACACAAAAGGTCTATTTATAATTGACCACACAACAGGCAACATTACACTGAAGGATAAATGCATTGCTGCAGACCTCGGTTTACACAGACTGGTAGTCAAAGCTAAAGACTTAGGACAACCCGATTCACTCTTCAATGTTGTAATTATTAATCTATTCGTGAATGAGTCAGTGACCAATGCTACACTGATTCATGAATTAGTGCGCAAAAACATTGAAACACCAGTGACCCAAAATATCGAAACAGCAGATGCAACCTCACCAACCAGTGACTACGTCAAGATCATGGTTGCCATTGTTGCTGGTACTATAACTGTCATCCTTGTTATTTTCATTACTGCTGTAGTACGGTGCCGCCAGTCACCACACCTTAAGGCTGCTCAGAAAAACAAGCAGAATTCTGAATGGGTTACTCCAAACCCAGAAAGCAGGCAGATGATAatgatgaagaagaagaaaaagaagaagaagaagcatgCCCCTAAGAACTTGCTGCTTAATTTTGTCCATATTGAAGAAACCAAGGTGGATGATGCTGACAATGATGGCAACAGCATCACATTGGACCTGCCCATTGAGCTGGAAGAGCAAACCATGGGCAAGTACAACTGGGGAACTACACCTACGACTTTCAAGCCTGATAGCCCTGATTTGGCCCGGCACTACAAATCTGCCTCTCCACAGCCTGCTTTCCAGATCCAGCCTGAAACTCCCCTGAATTCGAAGCACCACATCATCCAGGAACTGCCGCTTGATAATACTTTTGTGGCCTGCGATTCCATCTCCAAGTGTTCCTCCAGCAGTTCTGATCCCTACAGTGTTTCTGAGTGCAGCTATCCAGTGACAACTTTCAAGACCCCTGTGTCTGTGCACAACAGAATGGTAGGTAATCCAAGTTTCTAAATAaccttttaaactttattttatttttaaaattattttcagttgaAGTAGAATTTTGCAGAATCTACTGACTTCAAGGAAGGATCAAAACTATCATATCGTTCAGTAGTATCCAAAGGTACATACACTTATTTTACATTTGacagaaaatcagagaaaaataacTTACTGTCATTGGGTGCAGAGTGATGATTATAATAAGGGCAATGCTATCTGTAGATGGCAGTATGATACTTCTTGCTAGAGAATATACTGGACAACTCCAAAATAAAGGGTCATGGCACTGTCCTCAGCACCATTGTGTGCATGAGGATCAGAACATGTGGGCTAGGTACATCTCAGTAAAGCTTTTTAGAATGTGATAAGCAGGTCTTAATACTTAATGGTGTCAAGAATCCCAGCTTCACTTGGGAAAAATCTGTTTGCCCAGGATAACAAAATAGCGTCAAGATATCCTCCCTACTTGCTATGCTCCCAAACCCCCACAATAAAAAGAGAATGTCACTTTTAGATTAGGAATGCACCATTATACTGATTCATAAAATCTATATTCACACAATATAACAAGAATGGGATTAGCAAAATGAAGGCATGCTTCTCACTCTCATCTTCAAGCAAGAGAACAAAATATATATGAGATCTCTATTTTAGATATTCATTTAAGTATTTGCAAAGTTACGCAAGGACTCAGAGCCCTTCAGGAGACATTCTTAAAAGATAATGACTTTTGGAAAATGAAATATGTTTGTTTTTTCCAATGGGCCCAGAGGAAAGTGTGGGCATATTAAGATCCAAGAAATCTATGTACAGTAATTCAAAACCCAAtaaatttatgaaaagaaaagttTATAGAGTGATTTTTATCTATGTTctgtgaagaaataaagaaaaatttatctaGAAATGCAGAAATAAATTGTTTAAGTTTGGTTATTTCCTTaataaagtcaagtgatggaattTATCTACATTTATTCTCTCAAACTCATGCCACATGTTGACTTTAGTATTTTGTCTGCATTACTCCTGAAAGGTCTTCTTCTCAGTTTCAGTGAATAAAGAGTTTGAAAACTTATTCAGGCTTAATACGATGCTTGTAATGTGAAAGTCAAACAGGTTTTGTGTAACCAAAGTTAGAGATTTAAGGAAGTTTATCAGGattcaaaataacaaaataatttacCACAAGttaggaaataattttaagaatcGAGATCATTCAAGGATATGCACAGTTAAATTATACAATAACATCAACCTTTCTCTCTTAATCACAAAGTGAAGGTCGGATCCTAATTCAATTGTAGATACATTTTTtgattggaatatagttgataggTCCATAATTATGCTATCATAAATGGTAAACTAGAGCGCTAGTCTCTGTGTAGAGGATTTCAGGTAAGAGTTAATGAGTTTACAGGGCAGTGGTTATTTCTACAGTTGGAATGAGCCTGGTGTTTTCCTACCTAGGCGGATCTTAGGTGGGTGGCAAGCACTGTAGATGCTTAACATCTCCTCAGGGTGTGTTTTTGTTTACATTCAGCCATACAAAaggttgcttttattttctaattcttatTACTATTATTCTGTTTATTGGACACGTTTCTCAACAGAAAAGTGTCCTTTATGAATACCTATTTGTGTTGTGTATCCTAATAGCACTTTTCCCTGAACTAAATTTAAGACTCACTTAAAAATGTATACAAAGGGTGGGGTTTGTGAATTGCACTGGCAGATCATCATTTTCAGTAGATTGGCTCATGAAGTTTGTTAAAGAGAGCAAATTCTGGTTTCAACTCTTCTTGAAGGCGTGGAGATGTTTTATTAGCTAGACTTATTTTACTTAAGTATGTAAACATACAGTAAGCAAggcatggaagaaagaaaaatattgaagtattttctaaatatcttcctctttttaaaattttttgatacTTTGTAACCctttaaaatcaataaaatgaatcACTTTTTCCATGACGGGATTCCATTTCATTATCTAAAAGATATTTTCCTAAATACAGGAAAAATGACTTCATAAGATAGACAAAATAAGAAAGGTAAATGCTAATGAAAGTAAGTTTTTGGTTATCATTAGGTACTTACTAGATAAAAGTACTATTTTAGAGTCAGTGAGTTCTCTGATaacttattctgttttttttcacaCCTTAACAAAAAAGGTAAGTCGtatattttttgtcattaattGTTTCAGATTACTTACTATATATCTTTGGGCATGAATTGGTAAACTTGAACAGATTAAAATGGTACTAAAAATAACTTGAATCTATATACTCTTCATTTTCTGATCAATGCCAGAGGAGGCATCTTATATTCGCTCATGTTACAGAATGCTAACAAGCACTGAAGAAGAActcatgtatttaaaaattcagtagatGTCTTCTTTTGAAAGAAACATCTTACAAAATGAGGGAAAGGTGTCAGCTAATGTGATGAAAATTCATTGTTCCTTAAGGAAATTCTAACAGTGGGATAAAATACTATTGTTTGAAGATGGCAAAGATACTCCAATTGAATTTAAGTGAAGTGAGAAACACCTTTTTCAAAGGGTGCTATTTACAGGTAGTTCATTACTCATCTGAATAGAAATAGgaaagtaaacaaatgaaatggTCCTTAAAGGCCATAAGATAAAAGGAGATTTATGagaaatttcatattttaaaaagggaatcaatattttctatatttttttctgactctGGTGTTCTGAGAAAATATGGAACATTCATTAGATATATATCTATTGCATAAAATCATTAGGCTGGGGTAATGATGCTCTTCTTTAGTATGAATTTTTACTAGTAATATGGAAGGTATTTTGGTATATAGAATAGTAACAATGaaaaacatgaaatttaaaaGTTGTTTCTACAGTTGACCTTCAATTAACAATTTTCACAGCATGAAGATAACATTTGGTTGTTTCGAAAACATTTGGTTGACTAGAAAAACAGTGGGTATAACCATTTTAGaatcaattttgataattgtcatATAAAAGAGATATACTGCTAAAACCACAGGTCtaacattaaaatattacaaaagaTTATACACTTGaagaatagaataaaaatgaaagtaccATTTTTTGAGGGACTTCTATGTACCAGTCACTGTTTTAAACATGTATTAGATACttcttttcaaaaaaacaaaaacaaaaacactttaaCAAATTTCTGTGATTAGAGTTAGAATAGTCTTGTGGTTTCAGAAATTAGGTAAAAATGGTGGAAGATTTGAATGGTTATAATTCATCCATGCAACCATGCTGTATAAATATCATACATGGATTGAAAATGGTAACAGAAGTCTGAGTTAACTTGTGATGGGAACAATATTCACTATTGTTAAAATCAGTAACTTTGATTTTGTGCATCTGtatttgagaaataaattttagcCATGTAGCATGCTTGGCAATTGAAACTCCTTGAACACAACCATCTGATTTTGATAACATGTTATTTTTCTTGTCCTAGACTGATTCCAAGACATCAACTATTGAAATCTGCAGTGAGATATAACTTTCTAGGAACAACATAATTCCATTCCCCTTCCAAAAATTCCAATGATATGTGACTTAAAATTTTGGTTAAGATAATTAATTTTGTAATCTGGATTTCCCATTATAAaggcaagcaaaacaaaaatcaccTTAAAAACGGCATGCCACTGAATCTTATGCTTACGTTTTCTCTAATTgtgcaaaattttaaatttgtggaAGAAACAGTGCAGTGTAATGAAAGAGTTTTTTCATACTGTTTCTCCTTTTGCTTGCTCCAAATGTCAACAAACTTGATGCAATATAATGGTGTCTTGGGTTATGAACTGGTGGTTAATGTATTGATTATGAAGCATGGAATTACTTGCCCTATCTGATTGCTGAAGAGTTTAAACATCATCTCTGGGAGTTTGGAAGTGAAGCTGAACTATCCAAGCTACCCTCTGAAAGGTATCCAGGGCAAGAGATTTTTTTAgagaccaaaaaacaaaaacaaaaacaaaaaaacaagaaaacactagctcattttcttaaaaaaaattcactaaTACAGTGTTGCTGAGAAAGTGATTAAAACCACCCATCACAATGCTTAAAATCTGGatgataaaaaataatcttattgGATTTCTATGTTGATTGTAATCATGTTGTTCCACCACTTTAATCATTAAACAATTCTTTTTTGTGGtaatcaaattttctttttctataaatattgaaaaaaacattctttctacttttatctGTCAAAAGAAGAATGTAAAGTTCTTTATACTccctgatatttaaaaaatatgtattgataGCTCTTGCATAATGAAACATAAATCCAGTCTATGTAAGTAGGAACAAGGATTTAGataggatattttaaaatattttatcttaattttgaaACTACTTAGGTAAATTATAAGGTACTAGAGTCACATCTAAATAGTcacatctattttctttctctaacaTTAAACTATGAGTATATTTCATTACTTTGAGTAATTTGTCCTTTAAAATTAAGTCATCTTTCACAGTATGTTGATTAAGTCACTTCCTATGCAAATGACTAAATGCCTCAAATTGGGTATATTTTATTGAGGAAAGAATGACTGGTTCCAATGTTACACTATATTCTTTAAGCTGCTTATGACTTGATAGCactaacataattttttttttaaacttgatttcttggGACAAGGGGAGTATAAAGGACCCTTATAATCATGACATAGCACATGTTTCCTGGATTTTCATTCAAATGATTTATTGTGTATAATTTTACCTTGCAAAGTAGGAATAGGATATGATCTATTATGTATGAACATTATATGAGTATATTATTTGGAGTTTTCTTTGATGTAAAGGTATTTAGAAAAGGTATATGCTCTATTTAGCATTTGTATCAGTGTAATTCTTGGATATTTGATATGTAGGTAATagttttaaagagatttttgttaaaatttagtGTTTCCATTTACTCAGTACATAATTTCTTGTACCTTCAATGTCAAGTTCTTTGAACATACTTCTTTTTAAACTTTAGTTAGTTAACTATAATGACTGTGAGTGTAACTATTTTACTGGTAATGTGAAATATCATGTAAGTTATAATATTGTATCACATATTTATAAACAACTGTTGTAGGAAAATACTTAAAGTTTACCTTTGTGAAAGTTTTTCATGTAGAATAACTTCATAACTCCTCTCTCATTTCTTcctaataaattaaatatttaagtttAATTCACATCATTCCAAGGAATGTCAAAATTGAGCTAACTTACTATACCCCCAGGAATCAGTGCCCTGCAGGTACCAAGATGTACTAAGAGTAGGAGTTTCCAAAATCCATAGTTTAAATTTAATTGTGAATAAAATGATGATACCCAAGAAAATGAATCAGTATTTCAAATGTCCCATAATAAACCACTGTGGCTTCATGACAGTTTGCATATAAAATTATTatgtaaatgcattttaaatgctTGTGTCATGACCACCCTGGTCTAGCCTTTCCTGCACACTCTGTGAGCTAAGGGAGAatatctcctttttcttccacttcAGTGACCCTTTCCTTTATGCTGTAATAAGAAAAAGTCCTAAGTACttctttgtatatgtatatgaagacaAAAATGTTTTGTAGTAGTTTTCTAGGGTCTAAAAAAATCCTCAAtaattttttggttgttgaatttgcagaagaagaaaaatgaaactttatttttaaagctgcAAGTGAGTCCATCTCTCAGAATACAACTTTGAAAAAGGAACTTcacagttaatttttttcctgctctttgAGGCGAAACTATTTACTTTATGTACAAACCAATGATGATTGAGATTTAACTGTATTTAAAACTGGGCCACAGTTGAAAATGGATTCTACTTTTGATTATTAATTATGTTTATCTCTCCTTTGCTTATGTTTGAGGAAACATTATCATTTGAGAGCAATGTGGATAGCACTGAAActagttttccaaaaaagccaCAGAGAACAAAATTATGTATGTTCCTACTTGGTTCCCTCTTATCAGTTGACTTGGTGGCACTTTCAATTTAATTATTGTTATATTTACATGTTTGGCTTAGAAGTTCTCAGATATCTTCCCATTTCTTGTGTTGGTTTAATAGACTACTGGTGCTTTCCCAATTGAGAGACCTAATGGTCTCTCTGGTT
This DNA window, taken from Manis pentadactyla isolate mManPen7 chromosome X, mManPen7.hap1, whole genome shotgun sequence, encodes the following:
- the PCDH11X gene encoding protocadherin-11 X-linked isoform X1 translates to MSFINTQVFCELIQRTITIVPGMDLLSGTYIFAVLLACVVFQSGAQEKNYTVREEMPENVLIGDLLKDLNLSLIPDKSLTTPMQFKLVYKTGDVPLIRIEEGTGEIFTTGARIDREKLCAGILMDARCFYEVEVAVLPDEIFRLVKIRFMIEDINDNSPLFPATVINISIPENSAINSRYALPAAIDPDIGINGVQNYQLIKGQSIFGLDVIETPEGDKMPQLIVQKELDREEKDTYVMKVKVEDGGFPQRSSTAILQISVSDTNDNHPVFKESEIEVSIPENAPVGTSVTQLHATDADIGENAKINFFFSNLVSNIAKRLFHLNTTTGLITIKEPLDREESPNHKLLVLASDGGLMPARAMVLVNVTDINDNVPSIDIRYIVNPINGTVVLSENAPLNTKIALITVTDKDADHNGRVTCFTDHEVPFRLRPVFSNQFLLETAAYLDYESTREYAIKLLAADAGKPPLNQSSMLLIKVKDENDNAPVFTQPFISISVPENNFPGAQLTKISATDADSGRNAEISYLLGADAPSEFNLDYRTGILTAVKKLDREKQEKYSFTVLAKDNGIPPLTTNATVLVTVLDQNDNSPIFTHNEYNFYVPENLPRHGTVGLITVTDPDYGENSAVTLSILDVNDDFTIDPQTGVIRPNISFDREKQESYTFYVKAEDGGRVSRSSTAKVTINVVDVNDNKPVFVVPSSNYSYELVLPSTNPGTVVFTVVAVDNDTGMNAELHYSIVGGNTKGLFIIDHTTGNITLKDKCIAADLGLHRLVVKAKDLGQPDSLFNVVIINLFVNESVTNATLIHELVRKNIETPVTQNIETADATSPTSDYVKIMVAIVAGTITVILVIFITAVVRCRQSPHLKAAQKNKQNSEWVTPNPESRQMIMMKKKKKKKKKHAPKNLLLNFVHIEETKVDDADNDGNSITLDLPIELEEQTMGKYNWGTTPTTFKPDSPDLARHYKSASPQPAFQIQPETPLNSKHHIIQELPLDNTFVACDSISKCSSSSSDPYSVSECSYPVTTFKTPVSVHNRMPMKDVVQSHTPMKESTVEIWTHPQSQRKSEGKKEGKSQRRVTFHLPEGSQESSSDGGLGDHDAGSLPSTSHALPLGYPQEEYFDHAAPNNRTEGDGNSDPESTFIPGLKKAAEITVQPTVEEASDNCTQECLILGHSDACWMPATLTHSSPSQAQASARRHSPPVTQTTALCHSPPVTQAIALCHSPPPAQASALHHSPPLAAALRHSPPPAQASAHHYSPPLPQAAALYRSPAQPPMGVQQGWGKSAGPDGLLSLDQGVQGSTRSQFYTMSERLHPSDDSIKVIALTTFTPGQQVRPSRGDSPIMEEHPL
- the PCDH11X gene encoding protocadherin-11 X-linked isoform X4 is translated as MSFINTQVFCELIQRTITIVPGMDLLSGTYIFAVLLACVVFQSGAQEKNYTVREEMPENVLIGDLLKDLNLSLIPDKSLTTPMQFKLVYKTGDVPLIRIEEGTGEIFTTGARIDREKLCAGILMDARCFYEVEVAVLPDEIFRLVKIRFMIEDINDNSPLFPATVINISIPENSAINSRYALPAAIDPDIGINGVQNYQLIKGQSIFGLDVIETPEGDKMPQLIVQKELDREEKDTYVMKVKVEDGGFPQRSSTAILQISVSDTNDNHPVFKESEIEVSIPENAPVGTSVTQLHATDADIGENAKINFFFSNLVSNIAKRLFHLNTTTGLITIKEPLDREESPNHKLLVLASDGGLMPARAMVLVNVTDINDNVPSIDIRYIVNPINGTVVLSENAPLNTKIALITVTDKDADHNGRVTCFTDHEVPFRLRPVFSNQFLLETAAYLDYESTREYAIKLLAADAGKPPLNQSSMLLIKVKDENDNAPVFTQPFISISVPENNFPGAQLTKISATDADSGRNAEISYLLGADAPSEFNLDYRTGILTAVKKLDREKQEKYSFTVLAKDNGIPPLTTNATVLVTVLDQNDNSPIFTHNEYNFYVPENLPRHGTVGLITVTDPDYGENSAVTLSILDVNDDFTIDPQTGVIRPNISFDREKQESYTFYVKAEDGGRVSRSSTAKVTINVVDVNDNKPVFVVPSSNYSYELVLPSTNPGTVVFTVVAVDNDTGMNAELHYSIVGGNTKGLFIIDHTTGNITLKDKCIAADLGLHRLVVKAKDLGQPDSLFNVVIINLFVNESVTNATLIHELVRKNIETPVTQNIETADATSPTSDYVKIMVAIVAGTITVILVIFITAVVRCRQSPHLKAAQKNKQNSEWVTPNPESRQMIMMKKKKKKKKKHAPKNLLLNFVHIEETKVDDADNDGNSITLDLPIELEEQTMGKYNWGTTPTTFKPDSPDLARHYKSASPQPAFQIQPETPLNSKHHIIQELPLDNTFVACDSISKCSSSSSDPYSVSECSYPVTTFKTPVSVHNRMTDSKTSTIEICSEI
- the PCDH11X gene encoding protocadherin-11 X-linked isoform X3 — protein: MDLLSGTYIFAVLLACVVFQSGAQEKNYTVREEMPENVLIGDLLKDLNLSLIPDKSLTTPMQFKLVYKTGDVPLIRIEEGTGEIFTTGARIDREKLCAGILMDARCFYEVEVAVLPDEIFRLVKIRFMIEDINDNSPLFPATVINISIPENSAINSRYALPAAIDPDIGINGVQNYQLIKGQSIFGLDVIETPEGDKMPQLIVQKELDREEKDTYVMKVKVEDGGFPQRSSTAILQISVSDTNDNHPVFKESEIEVSIPENAPVGTSVTQLHATDADIGENAKINFFFSNLVSNIAKRLFHLNTTTGLITIKEPLDREESPNHKLLVLASDGGLMPARAMVLVNVTDINDNVPSIDIRYIVNPINGTVVLSENAPLNTKIALITVTDKDADHNGRVTCFTDHEVPFRLRPVFSNQFLLETAAYLDYESTREYAIKLLAADAGKPPLNQSSMLLIKVKDENDNAPVFTQPFISISVPENNFPGAQLTKISATDADSGRNAEISYLLGADAPSEFNLDYRTGILTAVKKLDREKQEKYSFTVLAKDNGIPPLTTNATVLVTVLDQNDNSPIFTHNEYNFYVPENLPRHGTVGLITVTDPDYGENSAVTLSILDVNDDFTIDPQTGVIRPNISFDREKQESYTFYVKAEDGGRVSRSSTAKVTINVVDVNDNKPVFVVPSSNYSYELVLPSTNPGTVVFTVVAVDNDTGMNAELHYSIVGGNTKGLFIIDHTTGNITLKDKCIAADLGLHRLVVKAKDLGQPDSLFNVVIINLFVNESVTNATLIHELVRKNIETPVTQNIETADATSPTSDYVKIMVAIVAGTITVILVIFITAVVRCRQSPHLKAAQKNKQNSEWVTPNPESRQMIMMKKKKKKKKKHAPKNLLLNFVHIEETKVDDADNDGNSITLDLPIELEEQTMGKYNWGTTPTTFKPDSPDLARHYKSASPQPAFQIQPETPLNSKHHIIQELPLDNTFVACDSISKCSSSSSDPYSVSECSYPVTTFKTPVSVHNRMPMKDVVQSHTPMKESTVEIWTHPQSQRKSEGKKEGKSQRRVTFHLPEGSQESSSDGGLGDHDAGSLPSTSHALPLGYPQEEYFDHAAPNNRTEGDGNSDPESTFIPGLKKAAEITVQPTVEEASDNCTQECLILGHSDACWMPATLTHSSPSQAQASARRHSPPVTQTTALCHSPPVTQAIALCHSPPPAQASALHHSPPLAAALRHSPPPAQASAHHYSPPLPQAAALYRSPAQPPMGVQQGWGKSAGPDGLLSLDQGVQGSTRSQFYTMSERLHPSDDSIKVIALTTFTPGQQVRPSRGDSPIMEEHPL